The following are encoded in a window of Miltoncostaea marina genomic DNA:
- the treZ gene encoding malto-oligosyltrehalose trehalohydrolase translates to MTTFRVWAPRAERVELVIGDRRLPMELDMGVAELETEAPADTDYRYSLDGGEPLPDPCSRCQPQGVRGPSRVVDPRATRWTDEGWRGLDHDDLVVYELHVGTFTPEGTFRAAIDRLAGLRELGVTAIELLPVATFPGERNWGYDGLHTWAPHPVYGGPEGLDALVDAAHAAGLGVILDVVYNHIGPGSEALAAFGPYLTDKYDTPWGDGVNFDDADCGGVREWAIQNACMWVREHHVDGLRVDAVHAIYDFGARHVLAEMCDRVRAAAPWTPVLIAESDLNDPRTVTPVAEGGWGFDAQWADDLHHALHAQLTGESDGYYADYSSVASLAEATARPFVVDGRWSPRRRRRHGAPADHLPRRRFVVSWQNHDQVGNRAIGDRPSPETHALGALWTLLSPSVPMLFMGEEYGETRPFQFFTDHIDPFIADATREGRRNEFKDFTGFAEDVPDPQDPETFARSVLDPSGGDRHTLELYRALLRLRRELPADPPEVRFDEGGRWIAMARGPVQVVGNFGRTEVEVAVTGTETVLTTREDVVLLPGGRLRLPALSGAVLR, encoded by the coding sequence TCGCTCGACGGCGGCGAGCCGCTGCCCGACCCCTGCTCGCGCTGCCAGCCGCAGGGCGTCCGCGGCCCGTCGCGGGTGGTCGACCCGCGGGCGACGCGCTGGACCGACGAGGGGTGGCGCGGCCTCGACCACGACGACCTGGTCGTCTACGAGCTGCACGTCGGCACGTTCACCCCGGAGGGCACGTTCCGGGCGGCCATCGACCGGCTGGCGGGCCTGCGCGAGCTGGGCGTGACGGCGATCGAGCTGCTGCCGGTCGCGACCTTCCCCGGCGAGCGCAACTGGGGCTACGACGGCCTCCACACCTGGGCGCCCCACCCGGTCTACGGCGGCCCCGAGGGCCTCGACGCGCTGGTCGACGCCGCCCACGCGGCCGGCCTCGGCGTGATCCTGGACGTGGTCTACAACCACATCGGCCCGGGCTCCGAGGCGCTCGCCGCCTTCGGCCCATACCTGACCGACAAGTACGACACCCCGTGGGGCGACGGCGTCAACTTCGACGACGCCGACTGCGGCGGCGTGCGCGAGTGGGCGATCCAGAACGCCTGCATGTGGGTGCGCGAGCACCATGTCGACGGCCTGCGCGTGGACGCGGTGCACGCGATCTACGACTTCGGCGCCCGCCACGTGCTCGCCGAGATGTGCGACCGGGTGCGCGCCGCGGCGCCGTGGACGCCGGTCCTCATCGCCGAGAGCGACCTCAACGACCCGCGCACGGTGACCCCGGTGGCCGAGGGCGGCTGGGGCTTCGACGCCCAGTGGGCCGACGACCTGCACCACGCCCTGCACGCCCAGCTCACCGGCGAGAGCGACGGCTACTACGCGGACTACAGCTCGGTCGCCTCGCTCGCCGAGGCCACCGCCCGGCCGTTCGTCGTGGACGGCCGCTGGTCGCCCCGCCGGCGCCGCCGCCACGGCGCGCCGGCCGACCACCTGCCGCGCCGCAGGTTCGTCGTCTCGTGGCAGAACCACGACCAGGTCGGCAACCGGGCGATCGGCGACCGCCCCTCGCCCGAGACGCACGCCCTCGGCGCGCTGTGGACGCTCCTGTCGCCGTCGGTGCCCATGCTGTTCATGGGCGAGGAGTACGGCGAGACGCGGCCCTTCCAGTTCTTCACCGACCACATCGACCCGTTCATCGCCGACGCCACCCGCGAGGGGCGGCGCAACGAGTTCAAGGACTTCACCGGCTTCGCGGAGGACGTCCCCGACCCGCAGGACCCCGAGACCTTCGCCCGCTCGGTGCTCGACCCGTCGGGCGGCGACAGGCACACGCTGGAGCTGTACCGTGCCCTGCTGCGGCTGCGGCGCGAGCTGCCGGCCGACCCGCCGGAGGTGCGCTTCGACGAGGGCGGCCGCTGGATCGCGATGGCGCGCGGACCGGTGCAGGTGGTCGGCAACTTCGGCCGCACGGAGGTGGAGGTCGCGGTGACGGGGACGGAGACGGTGCTCACGACGCGCGAGGACGTGGTGCTGCTGCCCGGCGGCCGCCTGCGGCTGCCCGCCCTGTCGGGGGCCGTACTGCGGTGA
- a CDS encoding MBL fold metallo-hydrolase, protein MRGAGAGRLLIRFVGHATVLVAMDGVRLLTDPLLRRRVGPLRRVAPLDRDAARRVDAALVSHAHRDHLDPASLRRLGAGRVVVPRGAAPMLRRRRIGPVTEVAPGDRVAVGPVEVLATPADHGGSRGPLGPDALALGYAMLGSRRALFLGDTDLFPAMEGLVEDLDVLLVPIWGWGPTLGRGRHLDPARAAEAVRLLRPRVAIPIHWGTLLPAPLGLLRRPAFLSEPAEAFAAAVTRVAPEAEARILRPGEATTIG, encoded by the coding sequence GTGCGCGGCGCGGGGGCCGGGCGCCTGCTGATCCGGTTCGTCGGGCACGCGACCGTGCTCGTCGCGATGGACGGCGTGCGCCTGCTGACCGACCCGCTGCTGCGCCGCCGGGTGGGCCCGCTGCGGCGGGTGGCCCCGCTCGACCGCGACGCGGCCCGCCGCGTCGACGCCGCGCTGGTCTCCCACGCGCACCGGGACCACCTCGACCCGGCCTCGCTGCGGCGCCTGGGCGCCGGCCGGGTGGTCGTGCCGCGCGGCGCCGCGCCGATGCTGCGCCGGCGCCGCATCGGGCCCGTGACGGAGGTCGCCCCCGGCGACCGGGTGGCCGTCGGCCCCGTCGAGGTGCTCGCGACGCCGGCCGACCACGGCGGCTCCCGCGGGCCGCTCGGGCCCGACGCCCTCGCCCTCGGCTACGCGATGCTCGGCTCGCGCCGCGCGCTCTTCCTCGGCGACACCGACCTCTTCCCGGCGATGGAGGGGCTCGTCGAGGATCTCGACGTGCTGCTCGTGCCGATCTGGGGCTGGGGCCCCACCCTCGGGCGGGGCCGCCACCTCGACCCCGCGCGGGCCGCCGAGGCGGTGCGCCTGCTGCGGCCCCGCGTCGCGATCCCGATCCACTGGGGCACGCTGCTGCCGGCGCCCCTCGGGCTGCTGCGCCGCCCGGCCTTCCTCTCCGAGCCGGCCGAGGCCTTCGCCGCCGCCGTGACCCGGGTCGCGCCCGAGGCCGAGGCCCGGATACTGCGCCCGGGCGAGGCGACCACGATCGGCTGA
- the treS gene encoding maltose alpha-D-glucosyltransferase, whose protein sequence is MPAVSPRTDSVHVGEDAPDWYRDAVIYELHVRAFADSDGDGIGDFQGLIGKLDYLNDLGVTAIWLLPFYPSPLRDDGYDIADYRSVNPAFGTMRDVGRLIRAAHDRGLRVITELVLNHTSDQHPWFQRARRAPRGSRWRNFYVWSDTPDLYREARIIFKDFETSNWTWDPVAEQYYWHRFYSHQPDLNFENAEVRRALFAMVDHWFRMGVDGLRLDAVPYLYERDGTSCENLPETHGFLKELRAHIDRRFPNRMLLAEANQWPEDAAEYFGDGDECHMAFHFPLMPRLFMSIQMEDRFPIIDILQQTPELPEGCQWALFLRNHDELTLEMVTDEERDYMYRVYAHEREARINLGIRRRLAPLLGNDRAKIELMNGLLLSLPGTPVIYYGDEIGMGDNIYLGDRDGVRTPMQWTGDRNAGFSRANPQRLFLPPIIDPEFHYEMVNVENQAKNGGSLLWWMRRMLALRKRYPVFGRGELEFLHPENRRVLAYLREDEDTSVLVVANLSRLAQYVELDLSRFKGAVPLELSGQTHFPPIGELPYLLTLGPYSVYWLALEGPREPAEEGEGALPTITADGSIDALVAGRGREPLERAIARFLPSRRWFPDKARTIRSVTITDSLPIDGARPRLPARLLIVRVEYTEGEPQTFSMLVTVYEGERAENLMGDAPRSVIARLGRRGEEGVVAEALSDPDVCRALLDAVRRRRTLKGSSGGRLTARPTPALRRALDGEEPPEPSVFRAEQSNTSVLYGQSLILKVFRRVEAGVNPDLELGRYLGERSAFENIPAVAGAIEYQADGAEPSTLAILHEFVPNEGDAWQYTLDTLSRFLEAVLTERLPQEAEPPATPPGDMLDRARLPLPEEGDELVGSYLQSAQLMGQRVAEMHRALAADAADPGLAPEPFTPHFQRGVYQSLRNLTGRAMRLLRRKLGDLEPGPRAEAEALIGAEDDLLARFAALNARPLSAMRIRCHGDLHLGQVLFTGRDFMIIDFEGEPARSLNDRRVKRSPLRDVAGMLRSFHYATFTALHEGSLRGLVDPESDAARRLEDWGRAWCDTVSTAFLRSYLEHSEGASWIPEDAGDLAMLLDTSLLEKAVYELTYELNNRPEWVPIALTGLRDLLGR, encoded by the coding sequence ATGCCCGCCGTGAGCCCACGCACCGACTCCGTGCACGTCGGCGAGGACGCCCCCGACTGGTACCGCGACGCCGTCATCTACGAGCTGCACGTCCGCGCCTTCGCCGACAGCGACGGCGACGGCATCGGCGACTTCCAGGGGCTGATCGGCAAGCTCGACTACCTCAACGACCTCGGCGTCACGGCCATCTGGCTGCTGCCCTTCTACCCCTCGCCGCTGCGCGACGACGGCTACGACATCGCCGACTACCGGTCGGTCAACCCGGCGTTCGGGACCATGCGCGACGTGGGCCGGCTCATCCGGGCGGCGCACGACCGCGGCCTGCGGGTCATCACCGAGCTGGTCCTGAACCACACCTCCGACCAGCACCCCTGGTTCCAGCGGGCGCGCCGGGCCCCGCGTGGCAGCCGCTGGCGCAACTTCTACGTGTGGAGCGACACGCCGGACCTGTACCGCGAGGCCCGGATCATCTTCAAGGACTTCGAGACGTCCAACTGGACGTGGGACCCGGTCGCCGAGCAGTACTACTGGCACCGCTTCTACTCGCACCAGCCCGACCTCAACTTCGAGAACGCCGAGGTGCGCCGGGCGCTGTTCGCCATGGTGGACCACTGGTTCCGGATGGGCGTCGACGGGCTGCGCCTGGACGCCGTGCCGTACCTCTACGAGCGCGACGGCACCAGCTGCGAGAACCTCCCCGAGACGCACGGCTTCCTGAAGGAGCTGCGCGCGCACATCGACCGGCGCTTCCCCAACCGGATGCTGCTGGCCGAGGCCAACCAGTGGCCGGAGGACGCCGCCGAGTACTTCGGCGACGGCGACGAGTGCCACATGGCGTTCCACTTCCCGCTGATGCCGCGGCTGTTCATGTCGATCCAGATGGAAGACCGCTTCCCCATCATCGACATCCTCCAGCAGACGCCCGAGCTGCCCGAGGGCTGCCAGTGGGCGCTCTTCCTGCGCAACCACGACGAGCTCACGCTCGAGATGGTCACCGACGAGGAGCGCGACTACATGTATCGGGTCTACGCGCACGAGCGCGAGGCCCGGATCAACCTCGGCATCCGCCGCCGCCTCGCCCCGCTGCTCGGCAACGACCGGGCGAAGATCGAGCTGATGAACGGCCTGCTGCTGTCGCTGCCGGGCACGCCGGTCATCTACTACGGCGACGAGATCGGCATGGGCGACAACATCTACCTCGGCGACCGCGACGGGGTGCGCACCCCCATGCAGTGGACCGGCGACCGCAACGCCGGCTTCTCCCGGGCGAACCCGCAGCGGCTCTTCCTGCCGCCGATCATCGACCCCGAGTTCCACTACGAGATGGTCAACGTCGAGAACCAGGCGAAGAACGGCGGCTCGCTGCTGTGGTGGATGCGCCGGATGCTCGCCCTGCGCAAGCGCTACCCGGTCTTCGGCCGCGGCGAGCTGGAGTTCCTGCACCCCGAGAACCGGCGCGTGCTCGCCTACCTGCGCGAGGACGAGGACACGAGCGTGCTCGTGGTCGCCAACCTCTCGCGCCTCGCCCAGTACGTCGAGCTCGACCTGTCGCGCTTCAAGGGGGCGGTGCCGCTGGAGCTCTCCGGCCAAACCCACTTCCCGCCGATCGGCGAGCTGCCCTACCTGCTGACGTTGGGGCCGTACTCGGTCTACTGGCTCGCCCTCGAGGGCCCGCGCGAGCCGGCCGAGGAGGGCGAGGGCGCGCTGCCGACCATCACGGCCGACGGCTCCATCGACGCCCTCGTCGCCGGCCGCGGGCGCGAGCCCCTGGAGCGGGCGATCGCGCGCTTCCTGCCCTCGCGGCGCTGGTTCCCCGACAAGGCGCGCACCATCCGGTCGGTCACGATCACCGACTCGCTGCCGATCGACGGCGCCCGGCCGCGCCTGCCCGCGCGCCTCCTGATCGTGCGCGTCGAGTACACCGAGGGCGAGCCGCAGACCTTCTCGATGCTCGTGACGGTCTACGAGGGCGAGCGCGCGGAGAACCTGATGGGCGACGCGCCGCGCAGCGTCATCGCGCGCCTCGGCCGGCGCGGCGAGGAGGGCGTGGTCGCCGAGGCGCTGTCCGACCCGGACGTCTGCCGGGCGCTGCTCGACGCGGTGCGCCGCCGGCGCACCCTCAAGGGCTCGAGCGGCGGCCGCCTCACCGCCCGGCCCACGCCCGCGCTGCGCCGCGCGCTCGACGGCGAGGAGCCGCCCGAGCCGTCGGTCTTCCGGGCCGAGCAGAGCAACACCTCGGTGCTCTACGGGCAGAGCCTCATCCTCAAGGTCTTCCGCCGGGTGGAGGCGGGCGTCAACCCCGACCTCGAGCTGGGCCGCTACCTCGGCGAGCGCTCGGCGTTCGAGAACATCCCCGCCGTCGCCGGGGCCATCGAGTACCAGGCCGACGGCGCGGAGCCCTCGACGCTCGCGATCCTCCACGAGTTCGTCCCCAACGAGGGCGACGCCTGGCAGTACACGCTCGACACGCTCAGCCGCTTCCTCGAGGCCGTCCTCACCGAGCGGCTGCCGCAGGAGGCCGAGCCGCCGGCCACGCCGCCGGGCGACATGCTCGACCGCGCGCGCCTGCCGCTGCCGGAGGAGGGCGACGAGCTCGTCGGCTCGTACCTGCAGTCGGCGCAGCTGATGGGGCAGCGGGTCGCAGAGATGCACCGGGCCCTCGCCGCCGACGCGGCCGACCCGGGCCTCGCGCCCGAGCCCTTCACGCCGCACTTCCAGCGGGGCGTCTACCAGTCGCTGCGCAACCTGACCGGCCGGGCGATGCGCCTGCTGCGGCGCAAGCTGGGCGACCTGGAGCCCGGCCCGCGCGCCGAGGCCGAGGCGCTCATCGGCGCGGAGGACGACCTGCTCGCGCGCTTCGCCGCGCTCAACGCGCGGCCGCTGTCGGCCATGCGCATCCGCTGCCACGGTGACCTGCACCTGGGCCAGGTGCTCTTCACCGGGCGCGACTTCATGATCATCGACTTCGAGGGCGAGCCCGCCCGGTCGCTCAACGACCGGCGGGTCAAGCGCAGCCCGCTGCGCGACGTGGCCGGCATGCTGCGCTCGTTCCACTACGCCACGTTCACGGCCCTGCACGAGGGCTCCCTGCGCGGCCTGGTCGATCCCGAGTCCGACGCCGCGCGCCGGCTGGAGGACTGGGGCAGGGCCTGGTGCGACACCGTGTCGACGGCGTTCCTGCGCTCGTACCTCGAGCACTCCGAGGGGGCGAGCTGGATCCCCGAGGACGCCGGCGACCTGGCGATGCTGCTCGACACGTCGCTGCTCGAGAAGGCGGTCTACGAGCTCACCTACGAGCTCAACAACCGGCCCGAGTGGGTGCCGATCGCGCTCACGGGCCTGCGCGACCTGCTCGGTCGCTGA
- a CDS encoding mechanosensitive ion channel family protein, with amino-acid sequence MHARPPHVPRHGGAPIPDYAVTLIRLGAIIATAIVLTYASGRLVSRVRHALLVDDGDPDAETPARKRATTLTGIIRVVAVVIVWAIAFVMVLEEVGIAVGPVLAAAGVGGIAIGFGAQTLVRDVISGFFILMENQFDVGDVVEIARVSGVVEEITLRTTVLRGLDGTRHVVPNGEIRVSSNMTKEYSRYLVDVPVPYDSEPDEVVAVARRVSDTMSWEPNWGRLMRGPVEVLGIDDYAVRGLTVRMYLETLPGHQWSVGREFRRRLQAALREEGLEIAHGQALAME; translated from the coding sequence GTGCACGCCCGGCCCCCGCACGTCCCCCGCCACGGAGGAGCGCCGATCCCCGACTACGCCGTCACCCTCATCCGCCTGGGCGCGATCATCGCGACCGCGATCGTCCTCACCTACGCCTCCGGCCGCCTCGTGAGCCGGGTGCGCCACGCGCTGCTCGTCGACGACGGCGACCCCGACGCCGAGACGCCGGCGCGCAAGCGGGCCACGACCCTCACCGGGATCATCCGGGTGGTGGCGGTCGTCATCGTGTGGGCGATCGCGTTCGTCATGGTGCTCGAGGAGGTCGGCATCGCCGTCGGGCCGGTGCTCGCCGCGGCCGGCGTGGGCGGCATCGCGATCGGCTTCGGCGCCCAGACGCTCGTGCGCGACGTCATCTCGGGCTTCTTCATCCTCATGGAGAACCAGTTCGACGTGGGCGACGTCGTGGAGATCGCGCGGGTCTCCGGGGTGGTCGAGGAGATCACGCTGCGCACCACGGTGCTGCGCGGGCTCGACGGCACCCGCCACGTGGTGCCCAACGGCGAGATCCGGGTGAGCTCGAACATGACGAAGGAGTACTCGCGCTACCTCGTCGACGTCCCCGTGCCGTACGACAGCGAGCCGGACGAGGTGGTCGCGGTCGCCCGCCGCGTCTCCGACACCATGAGCTGGGAGCCCAATTGGGGCCGTCTCATGCGCGGCCCGGTCGAGGTGCTCGGCATCGACGACTACGCCGTGCGCGGCCTCACCGTGCGCATGTACCTCGAGACCCTGCCCGGCCACCAGTGGAGCGTCGGGCGCGAGTTCCGCCGCCGCCTGCAGGCCGCGCTGCGCGAGGAGGGCCTGGAGATCGCCCACGGCCAGGCGCTGGCCATGGAGTAG
- the glgX gene encoding glycogen debranching protein GlgX, whose product MRVWPGNPFPLGATWDGHGTNFSLFSEHATGVELCLFDGAGAETRIPLTERHAFNWHCYLPDVRPGQRYGYRVHGPWEPQRGHRFNPAKLLIDPYAKAIEGPVEWSAGNVLPYPADAEGPDRDLVRDDEDDAAAIPKGVVIDQWFDWQDDRPPATPWHETVIYEVHVKGYTERHPAVREDLRGTYAGLASDEAIAHLRSLGVTAVELLPVHHIADEEHLVRKGLTNYWGYSSIGYFAPHRGYAATGAAGEGVREFKGMVKALHRAGIEVILDVVYNHTAEGNHLGPMLSFKGIDNLSYYRCAPDDPRHYVDFTGTGNSLNPVNPSVLRLIMDSLRYWVTEMHVDGFRFDLASALARELWDVNKLSAFFDIIHQDPVLSQVKLIAEPWDVGPGGYQVGNFPVLWTEWNGIYRDEMRDFWRGHSDGVAEFASRLTGSSDLYQSDGRRPFASINFITAHDGFTLADLVAYNGKHNEANLEDNRDGTDDNRSWNHGVEGPTDDPAILELRRRQQRNLLATLLLSQGVPMIVGGDEMGRTQGGNNNAYCQDNEISWFDWDLDEPRLELLEFTRRLIRLRRKHPVFHRRDFFGGHDGVGDSGLPDIRWFRGDGREMSGRDWRDPELRALGVFLNGEEIPTPGPMGEPLVDDSFVLLFNAGHEPAAFRLPARRYGNRWRQVLSTAEPAAPEGARNWPARADVEVPSRAVLVLRRSW is encoded by the coding sequence GTGAGGGTCTGGCCCGGGAACCCCTTCCCGCTGGGGGCCACCTGGGACGGGCACGGGACGAACTTCTCGCTCTTCTCCGAGCACGCCACCGGGGTGGAGCTGTGCCTGTTCGACGGCGCGGGCGCCGAGACGCGCATCCCGCTCACCGAGCGCCACGCCTTCAACTGGCACTGCTACCTGCCCGACGTGCGGCCCGGCCAGCGCTACGGCTACCGGGTGCACGGCCCCTGGGAGCCGCAGCGGGGGCACCGCTTCAACCCGGCGAAGCTGCTGATCGACCCCTACGCGAAGGCGATCGAGGGGCCCGTCGAGTGGAGCGCGGGCAACGTGCTCCCCTACCCGGCCGACGCCGAGGGGCCCGACCGCGACCTCGTGCGCGACGACGAGGACGACGCGGCGGCGATCCCGAAGGGCGTCGTCATCGACCAGTGGTTCGACTGGCAGGACGACCGGCCGCCCGCCACGCCCTGGCACGAGACCGTGATCTACGAGGTCCACGTGAAGGGCTACACGGAGCGCCACCCCGCGGTGCGCGAGGACCTGCGCGGCACCTACGCCGGCCTCGCCTCCGACGAGGCGATCGCCCACCTGCGCTCGCTCGGCGTCACGGCGGTCGAGCTGCTGCCGGTGCACCACATCGCCGACGAGGAGCACCTGGTGCGCAAGGGGCTCACCAACTACTGGGGCTACAGCTCGATCGGCTACTTCGCCCCGCACCGCGGCTACGCGGCCACCGGCGCGGCCGGCGAGGGGGTGCGCGAGTTCAAGGGCATGGTGAAGGCCCTGCACCGGGCGGGCATCGAGGTGATCCTCGACGTGGTCTACAACCACACCGCCGAGGGCAACCACCTGGGCCCGATGCTCTCCTTCAAGGGCATCGACAACCTCTCCTACTACCGCTGCGCGCCCGACGACCCGCGCCACTACGTCGACTTCACCGGCACCGGCAACTCGCTCAACCCGGTCAACCCGAGCGTGCTGCGGCTCATCATGGACAGCCTGCGGTACTGGGTGACCGAGATGCACGTCGACGGCTTCCGCTTCGACCTGGCCTCGGCGCTGGCCCGGGAGCTGTGGGACGTCAACAAGCTGTCGGCCTTCTTCGACATCATCCACCAGGACCCGGTGCTGTCGCAGGTCAAGCTCATCGCCGAGCCCTGGGACGTGGGGCCGGGCGGCTACCAGGTGGGCAACTTCCCGGTCCTGTGGACCGAGTGGAACGGCATCTACCGCGACGAGATGCGCGACTTCTGGCGCGGCCACAGCGACGGCGTGGCGGAGTTCGCCTCGCGCCTGACCGGCTCCAGCGACCTGTACCAGTCGGACGGCCGGCGCCCGTTCGCCTCCATCAACTTCATCACCGCCCACGACGGCTTCACCCTCGCCGACCTCGTCGCCTACAACGGCAAGCACAACGAGGCGAACCTCGAGGACAACCGCGACGGCACCGACGACAACCGCAGCTGGAACCACGGCGTGGAGGGACCCACCGACGACCCGGCGATCCTCGAGCTGCGCCGCCGCCAGCAGCGCAACCTCCTCGCCACCCTGCTGCTCTCCCAGGGCGTGCCCATGATCGTCGGCGGCGACGAGATGGGCCGCACCCAGGGCGGCAACAACAACGCGTACTGCCAGGACAACGAGATCTCCTGGTTCGACTGGGACCTCGACGAGCCGCGGCTCGAGCTGCTCGAGTTCACCCGCCGCCTGATCCGCCTGCGGCGCAAGCACCCCGTGTTCCACCGGCGCGACTTCTTCGGCGGCCACGACGGGGTCGGCGACTCCGGGCTGCCGGACATCCGCTGGTTCCGCGGCGACGGCCGCGAGATGAGCGGACGCGACTGGCGCGATCCGGAGCTGCGGGCGCTCGGCGTCTTCCTCAACGGCGAGGAGATCCCCACCCCGGGGCCGATGGGCGAGCCGCTGGTCGACGACTCGTTCGTGCTGCTGTTCAACGCCGGCCACGAGCCGGCGGCGTTCCGCCTGCCGGCCCGCCGCTACGGCAACCGCTGGCGCCAGGTGCTGTCGACCGCCGAGCCGGCCGCGCCCGAGGGCGCGCGCAATTGGCCCGCCCGCGCCGACGTCGAGGTGCCCTCGCGCGCCGTGCTGGTGCTGCGGCGCTCCTGGTGA
- a CDS encoding D-alanyl-D-alanine carboxypeptidase has product MPRPARLAAPLALVLAAVAAPAAAQTAPAPQPPVAPAPPVAPGPAPAVPAHPAARTGWVVPLAGGEPLRPAPDPAVAATAVAPSARVAGRLQRVARGPDGSVWLRVAFPDAVRGWVDGAAVAAAPPPPALAPAVRRALVRRTASLGGASALVVRDPLGRTLFAAGTRAPLILASVTKVATVAAALADAPMRPAAAAAILRPSDNRRAQALSTALGGGSRGLGARRAVEAAAALGAEMRLVDGSGLSRGNRAAAGEVADLLHGLRDAPRFPVLLRALPVAGRSGTLQWRMRGSWAHGRLRAKTGTLADPPAASALAGYLWPHRAGPSPDRALVVVAIANRVAPWRARPVHDAVARELAAPGALVPARRPGIASATPGR; this is encoded by the coding sequence GTGCCCCGCCCCGCCCGCCTCGCCGCGCCGCTCGCGCTCGTGCTCGCGGCCGTCGCCGCGCCCGCCGCGGCCCAGACCGCGCCCGCGCCGCAGCCCCCGGTCGCGCCCGCGCCGCCCGTCGCGCCCGGCCCCGCTCCCGCGGTGCCCGCCCACCCCGCCGCCCGCACCGGCTGGGTGGTCCCGCTCGCCGGCGGCGAGCCCCTGCGCCCCGCGCCCGACCCGGCCGTCGCCGCGACGGCCGTCGCGCCGTCGGCCCGCGTGGCCGGGCGCCTGCAGCGGGTCGCGCGGGGCCCCGACGGCAGCGTCTGGCTGCGGGTCGCCTTCCCCGACGCCGTCCGGGGCTGGGTCGACGGCGCCGCGGTCGCCGCCGCGCCGCCGCCGCCGGCGCTCGCGCCCGCCGTGCGCCGGGCGCTCGTGCGGCGCACCGCCTCGCTCGGCGGGGCCTCGGCGCTCGTGGTGCGCGACCCGCTCGGGCGCACCCTGTTCGCGGCCGGCACGCGGGCGCCGCTCATCCTCGCGTCGGTCACGAAGGTCGCCACCGTCGCCGCCGCGCTCGCCGACGCCCCCATGCGGCCCGCCGCGGCCGCGGCCATCCTGCGCCCGTCCGACAACCGCCGCGCCCAGGCGCTCTCCACCGCGCTCGGCGGCGGCAGCCGCGGCCTGGGCGCCCGGCGGGCGGTCGAGGCGGCCGCCGCGCTGGGCGCCGAGATGCGGCTCGTGGACGGCTCGGGGCTGTCGCGCGGCAACCGGGCCGCGGCCGGCGAGGTGGCCGACCTGCTGCACGGCCTGCGCGACGCGCCGCGCTTCCCGGTGCTGCTCCGCGCCCTTCCGGTCGCCGGGCGCTCGGGGACCCTGCAGTGGCGGATGCGCGGCTCCTGGGCCCATGGACGGCTGCGCGCCAAGACCGGCACGCTCGCCGACCCGCCCGCCGCCTCGGCGCTGGCCGGCTACCTCTGGCCGCACCGCGCCGGCCCGAGCCCGGACCGCGCGCTCGTCGTGGTGGCGATCGCCAACCGCGTCGCCCCATGGCGGGCGCGGCCGGTGCACGACGCCGTCGCCCGAGAGCTCGCCGCGCCCGGCGCGCTGGTGCCCGCTCGGCGGCCCGGGATCGCCTCGGCGACCCCGGGCCGTTGA